The Rhea pennata isolate bPtePen1 chromosome Z, bPtePen1.pri, whole genome shotgun sequence genome includes a region encoding these proteins:
- the TMEM174 gene encoding transmembrane protein 174, producing the protein MEQNNNNVEDFSLNVFSVTPYQPNRSDVLVSDGDKAGATLLFSGVFLGLVGITFTVMGWIKYDGITHLEWTQLLGPILLSVGVTFILIAVCKFNMLTCKSCKERDENTSDIDQTASGQSFVFTGINQPITFHGATVVQYIPPPYPAQEGIAVNPAYLHPVLSCCIAGTPGASTIPTTDSPQFCPAYPLDNPAFTQDENYATYLTEDTRTQRSEDSFDEPEELQEDYACDDLSPPRYEEIYALSS; encoded by the exons ATGGAGCAGAACAACAACAATGTAGAAGATTTCTCCCTGaatgtattttctgtcactCCTTATCAGCCTAACAGATCTGATGTCCTAGTGTCAGATGGTGATAAAGCTGGTGCCACTTTGCTCTTTTCAGGTGTGTTTTTGGGGCTGGTGGGGATCACATTCACCGTGATGGGATGGATAAAGTACGACGGCATTACTCACCTGGAATGGACTCAGTTACTAGGGCCTATTCTGCTTTCTGTCGGGGTAACTTTTATTCTGATTGCTGTTTGTAAATTCAACATGCTTACATGCAAATCCTgtaaagaaagagatgaaaatacatCAGACATCGATCAGACAGCAAGTGGACAGTCCTTTGTTTTCACTGGAATTAACCAGCCTATAACTTTCCACGGTGCTACAGTGGTACAGTACATTCCTCCACCATACCCAGCCCAGGAAGGCATTGCTGTGAATCCAGCCTATCTTCACcctgtgctcagctgctgcattGCTGGTACCCCTGGTGCCTCAACAATTCCTACCACAGACTCTCCTCAGTTCTGCCCTGCCTATCCTCTTGATAACCCAGCTTTTACACAGGACGAGAACTACGCTACTTACCTCACAGAGGACACAAGGACTCAGAG GTCAGAGGACAGTTTTGATGAGCCAGAAGAATTACAAGAAGACTATGCCTGCGATGATCTGTCACCTCCCCGTTATGAGGAAATATACGCACTGTCTTCGTGA